The proteins below come from a single Arthrobacter sp. B1I2 genomic window:
- a CDS encoding NAD(P)/FAD-dependent oxidoreductase → MDDSYQVIVVGGGFAGKTAAEELGRKGVRVLLLDANNYQQFQPLLYQVAASQIGVSAVTRPLRSEFRRINNVRVLTAEVTGIDAANRSVTTADGSRYQARALVIATGAVPNFFNTPGAEEHAYPLYSVADATRLSAAITAVLDEADREPSAEADVIVVGGGPTGVETAGALAENVKYILPKYFSPGLAARCHVHLMDMVPNVLAAFSEKSQAYARDRLTKLGVQLHMGQAVGEVRPDGVTLKDGTVIPARIVVWAGGLQAGRIITGSGLKQGRGGRVDVQPDLTAPDFDGVYVLGDSANITDADGNKLPQLGSVAQQSGKWAARNIYADLTGGVREPFRYWDKGYMAMVGRGAAVAELGRRRLQLQGPLAFVSWLAVHLALLPGFQQKVRALFSWANGYVTHSPAQVVVGRPD, encoded by the coding sequence ATGGACGATTCATATCAGGTCATCGTGGTTGGCGGGGGCTTCGCCGGAAAGACGGCGGCTGAGGAGTTGGGCCGCAAAGGCGTGCGGGTGCTGCTGCTCGACGCCAACAATTACCAACAGTTCCAGCCGCTCCTTTATCAGGTAGCTGCATCGCAGATCGGCGTTTCCGCCGTAACCCGGCCACTCCGGTCGGAATTCCGCAGGATCAACAACGTCCGGGTCCTGACAGCGGAGGTGACCGGGATCGACGCGGCCAACCGCAGCGTTACCACCGCGGACGGCTCCCGTTACCAGGCCCGTGCCCTGGTCATCGCCACCGGTGCGGTGCCGAACTTCTTCAACACCCCAGGGGCTGAGGAGCACGCCTACCCGCTGTATTCGGTGGCGGACGCAACACGCCTCAGCGCGGCTATCACTGCCGTGTTGGACGAGGCCGACCGCGAGCCCTCGGCGGAGGCTGACGTGATTGTGGTGGGAGGCGGCCCCACAGGCGTGGAGACTGCCGGCGCCCTTGCAGAGAACGTCAAGTACATCCTGCCGAAGTACTTTTCACCGGGGCTGGCTGCCCGATGCCATGTCCACCTGATGGATATGGTGCCGAACGTGCTTGCCGCCTTTTCGGAAAAGTCGCAGGCGTATGCCCGGGACCGCCTGACCAAGCTGGGCGTGCAGCTGCACATGGGCCAGGCAGTCGGTGAAGTCCGCCCGGACGGGGTGACCCTGAAGGACGGGACCGTCATTCCTGCCCGGATCGTCGTGTGGGCCGGTGGCCTGCAGGCGGGCCGGATCATTACCGGGTCTGGCCTCAAACAGGGCAGGGGTGGCCGCGTGGACGTGCAGCCCGACCTGACAGCCCCTGACTTCGACGGCGTCTACGTCCTGGGGGACTCCGCCAACATCACCGATGCCGACGGGAACAAGCTGCCGCAGCTGGGATCGGTTGCCCAGCAATCGGGCAAATGGGCGGCGCGCAACATCTACGCCGACCTTACCGGCGGTGTACGGGAGCCGTTCCGCTACTGGGACAAGGGGTACATGGCCATGGTGGGGCGCGGCGCCGCCGTCGCGGAACTGGGGCGCCGGCGTCTGCAACTGCAGGGGCCCCTGGCGTTCGTATCATGGCTGGCGGTCCACCTTGCCCTGCTGCCCGGATTCCAGCAGAAGGTCAGGGCACTGTTTTCCTGGGCGAACGGCTACGTCACGCACAGCCCCGCCCAAGTGGTGGTGGGCAGGCCGGATTAG